A stretch of DNA from Telopea speciosissima isolate NSW1024214 ecotype Mountain lineage chromosome 5, Tspe_v1, whole genome shotgun sequence:
CTTCGCAGGGGTGCACTTGATGATGGTGCACTTGAGATGTTAAAAATCCCTACCacgagggagaagaagaaagggattgtAGTTGGAGTTTAATATTGATGGAACCGCTAAAAGGGGTGGGGGCAGGGATGGGAGGTGGGACCAGCAGTAGGGGCGGGGGCGGAATtgcaagagaagaaagaagacaaaagaagggGCAAAACTATCTTTTACATCTCAAAACTAACACCTTACTAACACCGTCAACCATCATGGGTACGGatgtaattgttcaaacaaCAGAAGGTTTCTTATAATTGGACCAAACTACAAGGAGGTACATGTAAATTGctctaaaatatatatttatataatatgtatattataaactttaaacgttaCAAAcatttgttatataatatattataaactaagataataagtgatataatatattttattatagtgttattatgtaaaattgataattttctctctaGCCCAGTTAAGGTCtgagttggatttttcaggccctgagttaAGGTCGAGCCAGCTTGGGCCCAGtgaaggggacttagggttgggataggattttaaaaagcccagcccaacccgacttTGTTGCAGTCCTACTAGAAATGGTtaacaaaatatcaaaaaataTCCCAAGGCGACACATCCTGATTTCGCTGCAAAAGCGCTAACCAGCACATCGCAGTATGTCCATAATTTTAATTGTTTGAATCCTTTTACTACTGTGTGAAACAAGCCTTGCATTGTGCCAACAAAGTCCTTGTAAGCCATAACTTACAATGGCAAAGTAAAAGTGAGAATGAAACATAGCAAGAGCACCCCATCCACAAAACTTAGAAAGGAGCTAGGTTCAAAAACCGCATCACAACaaattaaaataagggaaaaagaacactgcttGGTTGCATGGATCCTgcgtagggatgtaaatggatcagattaggatcggatgtgatcggagccagATATTCCCTAGCTAAATACGgctacctctaaacggatttggatgcagatcggattcggattttcggccatccatttacatctctgccttgtgtaacccggaccttcctccccttaacggatacaattcactctgaGTCCATGtttcttagatcatgattctcttttcatcatactctagaacctgttgaatcttcaaaaaccctgaaaatcattatttacttaatttcatattattaaatatttggatttttttttcaaacggATTTTAATTGATATtcgattattttccggatatctctaaacgaatataGATGCCcctcttgaaataaaaattttcatccGTGTTGATATCCttgtgcatgctctcattgacccccgCACTGATgtaggggctacacgaccaagtattgatctcttgcccttaaaaTAATTAGACGATCTCCAGGTGGTGGAGAAGTTAAATCGGATAAGGACAAATGGGATACATCAGTCATGCATGGGAGTGGTACTAGCAGCACAAGAGAAGAGCCCAAGATCAGATAACCACTTAAAAACTAAAGTCACAACTTGAGAAGGGGAGACAGGTTTATTTTGGAAAACAACTTTCAAAGGGAACCAAATGAAATGCATGGTTATAGTTAAGATCGATCAAACTCTAAAAGATCAAAATGAGACATGGGCGAAGAACAAATAAGAGACTCAAAAACTCACAAAGTGAAGGAGCTCGCAGGAGTACATCTATCTATAACCCAAGATGCCCAGTAGCCCAGACACGTTTGGAAATTGGACAAGAGAAAAATAAGTGCCAATCAGATTCAGATGGCCCGGATCTCAAAGGTTTTCCCCTTTTCAAGAGGCTCCCTTTGGGTACCTTGGCGATTGGGCGTTTGGGATGAACATGAAAAAATGAGTCACCGCCTAGGATGAGGGCCTAGGACCTATAAGGTTAGCTTGATCCATGGTGTGTGGAAAGAGCTATATTTGATGCCATGTGGTCTGATCAAAGTCTAGGTAATATGGAGATCAGGTTTCGAGAGTGAGAAAGTATTAGACACCCACTTCGTCCAGTTAGattggtctttctactagatatAAGAGTTCTAACATTTTCCCAAAAAGATATATCTTATACCCACATGTAAAGCTACCACACGATTAACTGTTATGCATCAACTATATTAAAAAGAACTACACATTACCCGGCTTGATATGTCTTTTGTAGTCAATAGAGTgtgccaattcatgcatgctcccactAAGGCACATTGGCAACTTGTTACCTCAAGAGTACTCACACTCATGGCCTTCTTCTGAAGCGTTCTTGTTCTCGTTCTCGTTCCCTTCAGGCATTTTTCGATGCCGACTTGGCAGGTGATATTAGTGACAGGAAATCCACTGGAGGTTTCACTATTTTTCCTGATTCAAACTTGGTGTCTTGGACTTCCTGCATGCAACGCACTGGTGCACGTTCTTCTACTGAAGCCGAGTACAAGGCCCTTGCGGATGCTTCGACTAAGTTGATTTGGTTGGAATCTTTATTTTTGGAGCTGGGCTTTCCTTTAAATGGCCCACTGTTactgtggtgtgataatattGGTGTCACTGACCTTTCGGCAAACCCCATCTTTCATGCCCACACAAAGCATGTGAAAATTGACTTCCACTTTGTTTGTGATCGTGTGGCCAAGAAGCAGCTGAATGTCCAATTTATTTCCACTGCTAGATTCGAATTCTtgagggacaagctgaagattcgatCACCCGACTCTCCACCTTGAGAGGGTGTATCAGTATTATACGGTTTAACCTTTCCAGATTCTCTCCATTTCGTAATTGGAAACTCATACCCACATGTGATATTGATTTTAGTCACATGTGAGATGGAAAGTGCCCAATATCTCCTAGCTGATATGGAATCTCATCTTCAATGTAAACAACACAATATTCTTGTGATCTTATTCCTTGTATAGATCAATTAGATTGTACTCTATTTATATCTCCTTTGGAGAATCAAATCAATCTAAGGAAATTACATTGCATTAGCAATCAATTTCAATTATTTTCGGTTCTTGAAATGAAAATCATGGTACACAAAAGTCAAATAAACAAGGAAATTGCATTGAGTAGATTGCAGAAGATGAATAATCGATCAGAACCCCTCGGGATTGATTAGTTTGCTGCACCCTATTGCTGgagatacttcttcttctctgcttcgTTCATAAAAGAGGTTAGAGGGAAGGACTTGCCAACCCCCATGGGTGTCTTGAAGGTGATCTTGTTACCATCCATGCACATCTCTACTATTGTAATCCACACCATCAATTGCTTGGTTTTCACGCccgtcatcttcttcatcctccccTTCTCCACATACGCCGTCGTCTCAGCAGCATAGCTTGCCTTGGTGTTGGTTGCCACATTGAAATGCTCGTAGGCGGCCTTGCATTTCCACCATACGAAACCAGTGGCTCTCACCCTCCCACATTCTTCAAGTTCTCCAGTGGGAAGGACACCACTAGGGAATCCCAACTCTTTGATCAGTTCCTCTGCAAATCGATCACAGGCTTCTTTTCCACGCACGATTTCAGCTCCTGCTCTCTCATCTGCCTTGCTTGCCATGGTTGAGAACGATAGACTAATTAAGAGAATGGAGGAGGAACTCGATCTTCAGTACTTGCTCTTAAAAAAAAGAGTATTAATGTTGTGATGAAATCTGAGAATCTTCACTACTGGCTATTTATAAGAGATTTAAAATGTTAACATGACGGTGACCATCTGTAAAATGACCTCACACTTGAATTATTTAATTTGCTTTAGCAGCAAGTCGTGGGTATGAGAAGGCGTTCCATGTTGGTTGCTCAAAATAAATGGTCAGAGTGGACAATTTTGACTGCTATCAAGACTTTCTAGAGCAAGGGAGCCACCGCTTTCAGGGGCTCCATACCGGAAATCTTCGTTTGAGTTATTCATACGAGACAGCACTGAATTTGAACTCTGGGAGATCGTATttttatctgttccatttcctGTGTGCTTCATTTtttcaagttcctctaatagaggggtaGATCCCACTCGGATAGGGATAGGGGTAGAGTAGTCATTTTTGCCTTCTCTATTAAAGGAACTTGAGGAAATGAACCTGGTCGAGAAATGGAGCAGATCCGTGGGACAACCTATTGCGTGTTGGACTTGGCATTTCTCCTtggggttttatttatttttttttttttgataaaatagaagaaaaatagcagttatttaaataaaaagaaaattacatcaGTATCAACTACCCTAGATAACTTGTTACCCTTGGCAAACCATGCTGCCTTGGAAGCTATTGATAACATTATAAAAGGTTTGTACAAAACACTAACAAACACTGTAccacaaaaagggaaaaaagaaaaatgtaacaAACACTTTTGTCATGACACTAGaaaattaggggtgcaagtttggccccaTTGGTCCAAACCTGCCTTGGCCTGCTTTGAGCttgaacagggcttgggctaaGATACCCTGGCCCTGAGGGTAGGTTAGGTAGGATTGAGGCCTCGtgcaaagcccagcccaaccttgttttaagttatagtataaaatataaaacaatttatatGTACCTCCTCTATAGTTTGGTCTAATTACAAGCAACCCCCTGTTGTTTGAATAATTACATGCACCTCCCCTAGACTGTGGTGAGACTTACAAATAACTCCTCTTCGTTAAGTTGAAACCGTTAGTTGAAGCcaaaggccaaacttgcacccctacctaTATTCATGGTCGAGGGATTGAACGAATCCACTATTTCTATGAAGCAAATACAAAccctcactcactcactcactcccTCACTCCCATCTTTCAAAGTGATAACTataatatataagaaaaccctaaccaaaaaGTATAAAACTGCCCCTAGAGACCTATCCGATTTGGTTCGGACCTAAACCAATATGGGTCGAAATACATGCATATCAAACGAAGACCTCGACAAGCTCTATAAGATTCAACGCCAATGGCGCTGATGTATGCAATTTTTGACCATTATGGTACGTATCAAAGGCGAAATAGCCCATCGAAGAATCACCATAGTactttctggactgagatcaggcttcaccaataacaggtATGTGGTGAAATATCCATGAGACATCcaataaaattattaaattaatcaTTCTCTTACTATTCCTTATTAAATTAACATTCACTTGTCAATCACTGTCTCTTCGGGGAGAAATCTcataaaattattaaatttatcATTCACTTAAGTATTCCTTAGCAAATTAACATCGATCTGAACTCATATAGAAAGAGTAAAACATAAGACTATAGAGGGTGGATGGGTGGATTTTTTAaacagtgatttttttttttcaatccaatAATAAGGCATTGATTGGTTGTTTAAATGCTCCTCCATCAGTTTTCTCGTGACTTTAAGGtttttaaaaatgaaatatCCCTCAAATATTGAATCAAATTTGGATATTGGATACACTAAATTTTACTTTTTCCAACCAAAAATATCACCGAAACCTTAGCTATGTTATGGACCcacatgtttttatgttttatatCAACTCTACCTCCAAACAAACACCCCAAATGAATTCTTCTTTCATAGTTTCTTTCATTTGATTTTCCTTCAGTTTAccacaaaattttcattttccactTTTACTTCTAACCAAATAGAGCCTTGGTTTCATCATCCAACTAGATTCATAACTGAAGAAAACCAATACCCAAGCAAGGGTACAAGATATACCCAGATTTCTCTATCTCTGGAAAGAGGACAACCACAGAGACCATCATTCTTGGGGTTGCTCCTGAGAAAGCGTATGTATCGTTTCAGACCCCACTTCCCA
This window harbors:
- the LOC122661640 gene encoding uncharacterized protein LOC122661640 yields the protein MASKADERAGAEIVRGKEACDRFAEELIKELGFPSGVLPTGELEECGRVRATGFVWWKCKAAYEHFNVATNTKASYAAETTAYVEKGRMKKMTGVKTKQLMVWITIVEMCMDGNKITFKTPMGVGKSFPLTSFMNEAEKKKYLQQ